A region of Streptomyces sp. NBC_01788 DNA encodes the following proteins:
- a CDS encoding phosphatase — MPIPGTPSRAELVDHLVRTRIAGDVATPRENNLSHYRKLANGDRHFWFGLELGDRWSDEQDVLAVMAERVGVIDDPEHRYGQDTIDPELTVDALERMAGRLRKAADSSQRVLFATGHPGGLLDVHRATAAALRAAGCEIVVIPDGLQTDEGYVMQFADVAVLEHGATLWHTHSGEPMRAILTGLEREGRRLPDLVVADHGWAGYAGQHGVDSVGYADCNDPALFVAEAEGTVQVTVPLDDHVVSPRYYDPMTAYLLDQAGLG, encoded by the coding sequence ATGCCGATACCCGGGACACCCAGCCGCGCCGAGCTCGTCGACCACCTCGTGAGGACCCGTATCGCCGGGGACGTCGCCACCCCTCGCGAGAACAACCTCTCCCACTACCGCAAGCTCGCGAACGGCGACCGCCACTTCTGGTTCGGTCTGGAGCTCGGCGACCGCTGGAGCGACGAGCAGGACGTGCTGGCGGTGATGGCGGAGCGCGTCGGTGTCATCGACGACCCGGAGCACCGCTACGGCCAGGACACCATCGACCCCGAACTGACCGTCGACGCCCTGGAGCGGATGGCCGGCCGGCTGCGCAAGGCCGCCGACAGCAGTCAGCGGGTGCTGTTCGCGACCGGTCACCCCGGCGGCCTGCTCGACGTGCACCGCGCCACCGCCGCCGCCCTGCGCGCCGCCGGCTGCGAGATCGTGGTGATCCCGGACGGGCTCCAGACGGACGAGGGATACGTCATGCAGTTCGCGGACGTGGCCGTGCTGGAGCACGGCGCCACCCTGTGGCACACGCACTCCGGCGAGCCGATGCGGGCCATCCTCACCGGCCTGGAGCGCGAGGGCCGGCGGCTGCCCGACCTGGTCGTCGCCGACCACGGCTGGGCGGGATACGCCGGTCAGCACGGCGTGGACTCGGTCGGCTACGCCGACTGCAACGACCCGGCCCTCTTCGTCGCCGAGGCCGAGGGCACCGTCCAGGTGACCGTGCCGCTCGACGACCATGTGGTCAGCCCCCGGTACTACGACCCGATGACGGCGTACCTGCTGGACCAGGCGGGTCTGGGCTAG
- a CDS encoding acyl-CoA thioesterase — translation MNPALRSLLDLLDLERIERDIFRGRSRHAVVPRVFGGQVAAQALVAAGRTVPADRHAHSLHAYFLRPGDPGAPIVYTVDRIRDGRSFTTRRVVAVQHGQPVFHLSASFQTYEEGLDHQAPMPPAPDPETLPTSRERMRGYGHLPREVVERFLEAREAVDLRYADEPPYGRFGEPREPHSQVWFRADGKLDGDIDQPLLHVVLATYVSDMTLLDSVLLAHGRGGWAVGDVVGASLDHAMWFHRPFRADEWLLYDQESPSAHGGRGLGQARIYTQDGRLAISVIQEGVVRVPRSENAPPT, via the coding sequence ATGAACCCGGCACTTCGGTCCCTGCTCGATCTGCTCGACCTGGAGCGGATCGAGCGGGACATCTTCCGCGGCCGGTCCCGCCACGCGGTCGTCCCGCGCGTCTTCGGCGGGCAGGTCGCGGCACAGGCGCTGGTCGCCGCGGGGCGCACGGTCCCCGCGGACCGGCACGCGCACTCGCTGCACGCCTACTTCCTGCGCCCCGGCGACCCGGGAGCGCCCATCGTCTACACCGTGGACCGCATCCGCGACGGCCGCTCCTTCACCACCCGCCGGGTCGTCGCGGTCCAGCACGGGCAGCCGGTCTTCCACCTCTCGGCGTCCTTCCAGACGTACGAGGAGGGCCTTGACCACCAGGCGCCCATGCCGCCCGCCCCGGACCCGGAGACCCTGCCCACCTCGCGGGAGCGGATGCGCGGCTACGGCCACCTTCCGCGCGAGGTCGTGGAGCGGTTCCTGGAGGCCCGCGAGGCCGTCGACCTGCGCTATGCCGACGAGCCGCCGTACGGCAGGTTCGGCGAGCCGCGCGAGCCGCACTCCCAGGTGTGGTTCCGCGCCGACGGCAAGCTCGACGGGGATATCGACCAGCCCCTCCTGCACGTCGTCCTCGCCACCTACGTCTCCGACATGACGCTGCTGGACTCGGTGCTGCTCGCGCACGGCCGCGGCGGCTGGGCGGTCGGCGACGTGGTCGGGGCCTCGCTGGACCACGCGATGTGGTTCCACCGGCCGTTCCGGGCCGACGAGTGGCTGCTCTACGACCAGGAGTCCCCCTCCGCGCACGGTGGGCGCGGCCTCGGCCAGGCCCGCATCTACACCCAGGACGGCCGGCTGGCGATCTCGGTGATCCAGGAGGGCGTGGTCCGCGTACCCCGGTCCGAGAACGCCCCGCCGACCTGA
- a CDS encoding acyl-CoA dehydrogenase family protein, producing the protein MRRVVFGEDHEAFRETLRAFIEAEVVPVYDEWCAAGQVPREFYHRLAELGLFGINVPEEYGGAGLQTHRFEAVQYEETARAGVTFGGSGVHVLLALPYLKMLATDEQKKRYLPRFVSGEEMWAIAMTEPGTGSDLAGMKTTARLSEDGTHYVLNGAKTFITGGVHADRVIVCARTAAPTAEDRRHGISLFAVDARSEGYSVGRKLDKLGLKASDTAELAFTDVEVPVEDLLGEENKGFSYLGANLPSERWGIAFGAYAQARAAVRFAKQYVLERTVFGKPVAHFQNTKFELAACQAEVDAAQAVADRALEALDAGELTPAEAASAKLFCTEVAHRVIDRCLQLHGGYGYMNEYPIARLYADNRVNRIYGGTSEIMKSIIAKDMGL; encoded by the coding sequence GTGCGGCGTGTGGTGTTCGGAGAGGATCACGAGGCGTTCCGGGAGACCCTTCGTGCCTTCATCGAGGCGGAGGTCGTGCCGGTCTACGACGAGTGGTGCGCCGCAGGGCAGGTCCCGCGCGAGTTCTACCACCGGCTCGCCGAGCTCGGTCTGTTCGGGATCAACGTTCCCGAGGAGTACGGCGGCGCCGGACTCCAGACCCACCGGTTCGAGGCCGTCCAGTACGAGGAGACCGCCCGCGCGGGCGTGACCTTCGGCGGGTCCGGCGTGCACGTCCTGCTCGCGCTGCCCTACCTCAAGATGCTCGCCACCGACGAGCAGAAGAAGCGCTACCTGCCCAGGTTCGTCTCCGGCGAGGAGATGTGGGCCATCGCGATGACGGAGCCCGGCACCGGCTCCGACCTCGCCGGCATGAAGACCACCGCCCGGCTCAGCGAGGACGGCACGCACTACGTCCTCAACGGCGCCAAGACCTTCATCACCGGTGGCGTCCACGCCGACCGGGTCATCGTCTGCGCCCGCACCGCCGCCCCGACGGCTGAGGACCGCCGCCACGGCATCTCCCTGTTCGCCGTGGACGCCCGGTCCGAGGGCTACTCGGTGGGCCGCAAGCTCGACAAGCTGGGCCTGAAGGCATCCGACACCGCCGAACTGGCGTTCACCGATGTCGAGGTCCCGGTCGAGGACCTGCTCGGCGAGGAGAACAAGGGCTTCTCCTACCTCGGCGCCAACCTGCCCTCCGAGCGGTGGGGCATCGCCTTCGGCGCGTACGCGCAGGCCAGGGCCGCCGTCCGGTTCGCCAAGCAGTATGTGCTGGAGCGCACGGTCTTCGGCAAGCCGGTCGCCCACTTCCAGAACACCAAGTTCGAGCTGGCCGCCTGCCAGGCCGAGGTGGACGCCGCGCAGGCCGTCGCCGACCGCGCGCTCGAGGCCCTCGACGCCGGTGAGCTGACCCCCGCCGAGGCCGCCTCCGCCAAGCTGTTCTGCACCGAGGTCGCCCACCGCGTCATCGACCGCTGCCTCCAACTGCACGGCGGCTACGGCTACATGAACGAGTACCCCATCGCCCGCCTGTACGCGGACAACCGCGTCAACCGCATCTACGGCGGCACCAGCGAGATCATGAAGTCGATCATCGCCAAGGACATGGGCCTGTAG
- a CDS encoding SACE_7040 family transcriptional regulator: protein MATRTDAPTRREQILKEAARLFAERGFHGVGVDEIGAAVGISGPGLYRHFAGKDAMLAELLVGISGQLLTGAKRRLAEADGVAGPEAVLDSLIEGHIDFALDDRPLITLHDRELDRLRDSDRKLVRQLQRQYVELWVEVVRRVHPDLGEPAARSAVHSVFGLLNSTPHLGRAGVLPGRGDTAELLHRMARGAFASAGSPAGG, encoded by the coding sequence ATGGCCACTCGAACCGATGCCCCCACCCGTCGCGAGCAGATCCTCAAGGAAGCGGCGCGGCTCTTCGCCGAACGCGGGTTCCACGGTGTAGGCGTCGACGAGATAGGCGCCGCCGTGGGTATCAGCGGGCCGGGTCTGTACCGGCACTTCGCCGGCAAGGACGCGATGCTCGCCGAGCTGCTGGTCGGCATCAGCGGTCAGCTCCTGACGGGGGCGAAGCGGCGTCTGGCCGAGGCCGACGGGGTGGCCGGGCCCGAGGCGGTGCTCGACTCCCTCATCGAGGGCCACATCGACTTCGCGCTCGACGACCGTCCGCTCATCACCTTGCACGACCGGGAGCTGGACCGCCTGCGGGACAGCGACCGCAAGCTGGTGCGCCAGCTTCAGCGGCAGTACGTCGAGCTGTGGGTGGAGGTGGTCCGGCGGGTCCATCCGGACCTCGGTGAGCCGGCCGCGCGGTCGGCCGTGCACTCGGTGTTCGGGCTGCTGAACTCCACGCCGCACCTGGGGCGGGCGGGTGTCCTGCCGGGGCGCGGGGACACGGCGGAGCTGCTGCACCGGATGGCTCGGGGGGCCTTCGCCTCCGCGGGGTCGCCCGCGGGGGGCTGA